A window of Cellulosimicrobium protaetiae genomic DNA:
GGACGAGAGAGGAAGACGGATGGCATCCACGAGACTCACCGCGGAGTCGCGCCGGCAGGCGCTCGCCGCGCTCGAGGCCAGCACGAGCGCCGACGCGGAGCTCGACGTCCTCGTGATCGGCGGCGGCGTGACCGGCGCGGGGATCGCGCTGGACGCCGTGACCCGAGGGCTCTCGACGGCGATCGTCGAGGCGCAGGACTGGGCAGCAGGGACGTCGAGCCGGTCGAGCAAGCTCGTCCACGGCGGCCTGCGCTACCTCCAGATGCTCGACTTCCACCTCGTCAAGGAGGCGCTCACCGAGCGCGACCTCCTGCTCAAGGACATCGCCCCGCACCTCGTGCGGCCCGTCCCCTTCCTCTACCCCCTCGAGCACCGCGTGTGGGAGCGTGCCTACGTCGGCGCGGGCATCGCGCTCTACGACACGCTCGCGAGCGTCGCTCCCGGCAAGCGGGCGATGCCGCTGCACCGGCACCTGTCCCGCAGCGGCATGGAGAAGAAGTTCCCCGACCTCGCGCACGACGCCGCGGTCGGCGCCGTCCAGTACTGGGACGCGTCCGTCGACGACGCCCGGCTGGTCACCACGCTCGTCCGGACCGCCGCGTCCTACGGCGCGCACGCCGCGGCGCGCACGCAGGTCGTCTCGCTCACCAAGGGCTCGACGGGCGCTGTGAACGGTGCCGTCCTGGCAGACCTCGAGACCGGGCGGGAGATCACCGTGCGGGCGCGCGCCGTCATCAACGCGACGGGCGTGTGGACCGAGGACACCGAGGCGCTCGCGGGCAGCGAGGGCGGGCTCCGCGTGCTGGCGTCCAAGGGGATCCACATCGTCGTCCCGCGCGAGCGCATCAAGGGCAAGGTCGGCCTGATCCTCCAGACCGAGAAGTCGGTGCTCTTCGTCATCCCGTGGTCGCGCTACTGGGTGATCGGCACCACCGACACCCCGTG
This region includes:
- a CDS encoding glycerol-3-phosphate dehydrogenase/oxidase encodes the protein MASTRLTAESRRQALAALEASTSADAELDVLVIGGGVTGAGIALDAVTRGLSTAIVEAQDWAAGTSSRSSKLVHGGLRYLQMLDFHLVKEALTERDLLLKDIAPHLVRPVPFLYPLEHRVWERAYVGAGIALYDTLASVAPGKRAMPLHRHLSRSGMEKKFPDLAHDAAVGAVQYWDASVDDARLVTTLVRTAASYGAHAAARTQVVSLTKGSTGAVNGAVLADLETGREITVRARAVINATGVWTEDTEALAGSEGGLRVLASKGIHIVVPRERIKGKVGLILQTEKSVLFVIPWSRYWVIGTTDTPWEQDLQHPVATSADIDYVLEHANAVLAHPLTRDDIIGTWAGLRPLLQPGTKEGTSSAKVSREHTVASPTPGLTVIAGGKLTTYRVMAKDAVDFAIGQRASALPSITHKIPLLGAVGLDAVRRQARPWASRYGWTPALVDHLLHRYGSNLREIVELCEARPDLARPLEHAPAYLRAEIAYGVSHEGALHLEDLLLHRTRLNYEVADRGLAALPEIADLVGELLGWDDATRAAEITSYTDRANAEAAAEQEPDDASAERTRLEVDDVSPLQPLRTT